One part of the Treponema peruense genome encodes these proteins:
- a CDS encoding ATP-binding protein: MQEIRKMPIGVQDFEDLRRNKYVYVDKTNYVYRLAQMGKVYFLSRPRRFGKSLLLSTLKQYFLGNKDIFKGLAIEKLEEENPTSFDKVAWAKHPVIYIDLNSQKYEDKDSLKRILDFQLSAYEKKYSTEKPGIDFGVRFANLIRDAYNKTGRQAVVLVDEYDKPLLQTIDKLELFDDYRATLKAFYGVLKSEDACLRFSMLTGVTKFSQVSVWSDLNNLRDITLSEEFSGICGITEKELKTNFEIEIQALAEHNNLTYEQCFFKLKENYDGYHFSERSPEIYNPFSVLNVFADKAFRNYWFQTGTPTFLVEEIKRNNFDLRKLIDGVDVDSQRLTEYSVGGNNPIPILVQSGYLTIKEYKPRFEKYHLELPNEEVKYGFLNFLSPDFLGKKNSDSDFDVEKFVKDIESCDVDAFMTRLQSIIASLPYPTDAKNQTVEMLEYNFQVAVYLTFTLMGQFTQCEVHSIKGRADAVVETQDTVYIFEFKTNDSAENALAQIDELCYAEKYNSSNKKIVKIGAEFNTQERKLVEWVRK, translated from the coding sequence ATGCAAGAAATAAGAAAAATGCCGATTGGCGTGCAAGATTTTGAAGATCTCAGAAGAAACAAATATGTTTATGTTGATAAAACTAATTATGTTTACCGCCTTGCGCAAATGGGTAAAGTTTATTTTTTGTCCCGCCCGCGCAGATTTGGAAAAAGTCTTTTGCTTTCAACTTTAAAACAATATTTTTTGGGCAATAAAGACATTTTTAAGGGGCTTGCAATAGAAAAACTCGAAGAAGAGAATCCGACATCTTTTGATAAAGTTGCATGGGCAAAGCATCCTGTAATTTATATTGATTTGAACAGCCAGAAATATGAAGACAAAGATTCGTTAAAAAGAATTTTGGATTTTCAGTTATCAGCTTATGAAAAAAAATATTCAACAGAAAAACCCGGAATAGATTTTGGCGTTCGTTTTGCAAATCTTATTCGTGATGCTTATAACAAAACAGGTCGGCAGGCTGTAGTTCTTGTTGACGAATACGACAAACCGCTTTTACAGACAATCGATAAGCTCGAACTTTTTGATGATTACCGCGCAACATTAAAAGCGTTTTACGGTGTTTTAAAAAGTGAAGATGCATGTTTAAGATTTTCAATGCTCACAGGTGTTACAAAATTCAGTCAGGTTTCTGTTTGGAGCGATTTGAATAATCTTCGTGACATAACATTATCAGAAGAATTTTCAGGAATTTGCGGAATTACAGAAAAAGAATTAAAAACAAATTTTGAAATCGAGATTCAGGCACTTGCCGAACATAATAATTTGACTTATGAACAATGTTTTTTTAAATTAAAAGAAAATTACGACGGCTATCATTTTAGTGAACGCTCACCGGAAATTTATAATCCTTTCAGTGTCTTAAATGTTTTTGCAGACAAAGCTTTTCGTAATTACTGGTTCCAGACAGGTACCCCGACTTTTTTGGTAGAAGAAATAAAGCGCAATAATTTTGATTTAAGAAAATTGATTGACGGCGTTGATGTAGATTCTCAGAGGCTTACAGAATACAGTGTCGGCGGAAATAATCCGATTCCAATTCTTGTGCAGTCCGGTTATTTGACAATCAAAGAATATAAACCACGATTTGAAAAATATCATCTTGAACTTCCCAATGAAGAAGTAAAGTATGGTTTTTTGAATTTTTTGTCGCCTGATTTTTTAGGAAAGAAAAATTCAGACTCTGACTTTGATGTTGAAAAATTTGTTAAAGATATTGAATCCTGTGATGTAGATGCATTTATGACGCGGCTTCAGTCAATTATTGCAAGTTTGCCTTATCCGACTGACGCAAAGAATCAGACTGTCGAAATGCTTGAATACAATTTCCAGGTTGCGGTTTATTTAACATTTACGCTTATGGGACAGTTTACTCAGTGCGAAGTTCATTCAATAAAGGGACGCGCAGATGCAGTTGTAGAAACTCAAGATACAGTTTATATTTTTGAATTCAAAACTAATGACTCTGCAGAAAACGCACTTGCTCAAATTGATGAACTTTGTTATGCAGAAAAATACAATTCCAGCAATAAAAAAATTGTAAAAATTGGTGCGGAATTTAATACTCAAGAAAGAAAACTTGTTGAATGGGTGAGGAAATAA
- a CDS encoding ATP-binding protein, translating to MQEIRKMPIGVQDFEKLILGGYVYVDKTKFVYQLAQGNCYFLSRPRRFGKSLLLSTLKQYFLGNKDVFKGLAIEKLENENPTSFDKVAWAKHPVIYIDLNSEKYDSLDSLKKALNRSLEPLENEYNLKPGNETLSGRFIKIIQAANNKTGRQAVVLVDEYDKPLLQTIDKPELFDDYRATLKAFYGVLKSEDANLRFSMLTGVTKFSQVSVWSDLNNLNDITMDNRYCGICGITEKELKEKFAEEIKVLAEKNDLSENECFLTLKQKYDGYHFSKKAEEVYNPFSLLNTFDKLEFNDYWFQTGTPTFLVQEIKRNNYDLRKLIDGVDVDSQRLTEYSVGGNNPIPILVQSGYLSIKGYDSRFDTYHLELPNEEVKYGFLNFLSPDFIGIKSFSFDSDFDIRKFVKDIESCNVDAFMTRLQSIIASLPYPTDAKNQTVEMLEYNFQVAVYLTFTLMGQFTQCEVHSIKGRADAIVETQDAIYIFEFKTNDSAENALAQIDELCYAEKYNSSNKKIVKIGAEFNTQERKLVEWMRK from the coding sequence ATGCAAGAAATAAGAAAAATGCCGATTGGCGTGCAAGATTTTGAAAAACTCATTTTGGGCGGATATGTTTATGTTGATAAAACAAAATTCGTTTATCAGTTGGCTCAAGGAAACTGCTATTTTTTGTCCCGCCCGCGCAGATTTGGAAAAAGTCTTTTGCTTTCTACGCTCAAACAATATTTTTTAGGCAACAAAGATGTTTTTAAAGGTCTTGCAATTGAAAAACTTGAAAACGAAAATCCGACTTCATTTGATAAAGTTGCATGGGCAAAGCATCCTGTAATTTATATTGATTTGAATTCTGAAAAATATGATAGTCTAGACTCATTAAAAAAGGCTTTAAATCGTTCGTTAGAACCTCTTGAAAATGAATATAATCTAAAACCCGGAAATGAAACTTTATCAGGAAGATTTATAAAAATAATTCAAGCTGCAAATAACAAAACAGGTCGGCAGGCTGTAGTTCTTGTTGACGAATACGACAAACCGCTTTTACAGACAATCGACAAACCTGAACTTTTTGACGATTATCGCGCAACACTCAAAGCTTTTTACGGCGTTTTAAAAAGTGAAGATGCAAATTTAAGATTTTCAATGCTCACAGGTGTTACAAAATTCAGTCAGGTTTCTGTCTGGAGCGATTTGAATAATTTAAATGACATAACAATGGATAACAGATACTGTGGAATCTGCGGAATAACTGAAAAAGAATTAAAAGAAAAATTTGCTGAAGAAATAAAAGTCCTTGCAGAAAAAAATGATTTATCAGAAAATGAATGTTTTTTAACATTAAAACAAAAATATGATGGTTATCATTTTTCAAAAAAAGCAGAAGAAGTTTACAATCCGTTCAGCCTTCTGAATACTTTTGATAAACTGGAATTCAATGATTACTGGTTCCAGACAGGTACCCCGACTTTTTTGGTACAGGAAATAAAGCGCAACAATTACGATTTACGCAAATTAATTGACGGCGTTGATGTAGATTCTCAGAGGCTTACGGAATACAGTGTCGGCGGAAATAATCCGATTCCAATTCTTGTGCAGTCCGGATATTTGTCAATCAAAGGTTATGACAGTCGGTTTGATACTTATCATTTGGAATTGCCGAATGAAGAAGTTAAATACGGATTTTTAAATTTTTTGTCGCCTGATTTTATTGGTATTAAAAGTTTTTCTTTTGATTCTGATTTTGATATAAGAAAATTTGTTAAAGATATCGAATCTTGTAATGTTGATGCATTTATGACGCGGCTTCAGTCAATTATTGCAAGTTTACCTTATCCGACAGACGCTAAAAATCAAACTGTCGAAATGCTTGAATACAATTTCCAGGTTGCGGTTTATTTAACATTTACGCTTATGGGACAATTTACTCAGTGCGAAGTCCATTCAATAAAGGGACGTGCAGACGCAATTGTAGAAACTCAAGATGCAATTTATATTTTTGAATTCAAAACTAATGACTCTGCAGAAAACGCACTTGCTCAAATTGATGAACTTTGCTATGCAGAAAAATACAATTCCAGCAATAAAAAAATTGTAAAAATCGGCGCGGAATTTAATACTCAAGAAAGAAAACTTGTTGAATGGATGAGGAAATAA
- a CDS encoding GumK N-terminal domain-containing glycosyltransferase — translation MKKITFLTGHNWKSNRLGGFHKFAEEAVNQGIDVVFFSFPRPYYSYFQHQELYNKKTIKQLQKGIVYNYEKATLKNVTFSTFKLPNFFNKFLSDSAMNAFERFSIKSFKKFALENFSNTDVFVFESCDGMIFLKKLKKLFPNAKFVYRPSDPLMFDGCLIRYYKNEKYMILNADLNIIVNQEGLNLYKRKIPDFEKTVKYTLLSNGVDIESYQKKYPIPELLQRPNTFLYVGAWEVEWNLLFESAKTLPDFNFIIVCPNYPEESIVQNIKNYSNLFYVPGIKPQEVPAWITNCSVVIVPYVTDFYKNRPLGITAKYYQAMAAGKPIVAYCDTPKLKDEGIPVTYTYKDFIEECRKSIEIKSKAYNFDLKDRQWSNITRKFMELLNSLE, via the coding sequence ATGAAAAAAATTACTTTTTTAACAGGACACAATTGGAAATCAAACCGTTTGGGCGGATTTCATAAATTTGCAGAAGAAGCAGTAAATCAGGGAATTGATGTAGTTTTTTTCAGCTTTCCCCGACCCTATTATTCTTATTTTCAGCATCAGGAGCTTTACAATAAAAAAACAATCAAACAACTTCAAAAAGGAATTGTTTACAACTACGAAAAAGCAACTTTAAAAAATGTAACTTTTTCAACATTCAAATTACCGAATTTTTTTAATAAATTTTTGTCTGATTCCGCAATGAATGCTTTTGAACGATTTTCCATTAAATCTTTTAAGAAATTTGCTCTTGAAAATTTCAGCAATACAGACGTTTTTGTATTTGAAAGCTGTGACGGAATGATTTTCCTTAAAAAACTTAAAAAATTATTTCCTAATGCAAAATTTGTTTACAGACCAAGCGATCCCTTGATGTTTGACGGATGTTTAATCCGCTATTACAAAAATGAAAAATACATGATTTTAAATGCTGATTTAAATATAATTGTAAATCAGGAAGGATTGAATTTATACAAAAGAAAAATTCCTGATTTTGAAAAAACTGTAAAATACACTTTACTTTCAAATGGCGTTGACATAGAAAGCTATCAGAAAAAATATCCGATACCGGAACTTTTGCAAAGACCAAATACATTTTTATATGTCGGCGCATGGGAAGTTGAATGGAATCTTTTATTTGAATCTGCAAAAACTCTTCCTGATTTTAATTTTATTATTGTGTGTCCGAATTATCCGGAAGAATCAATTGTCCAAAATATTAAAAATTATTCAAATTTATTTTATGTTCCCGGAATAAAACCGCAAGAGGTTCCTGCATGGATAACTAATTGTTCAGTTGTTATCGTGCCTTATGTTACAGATTTTTATAAAAACAGGCCTTTGGGAATAACCGCAAAATATTACCAGGCCATGGCAGCCGGTAAACCGATTGTCGCGTATTGCGATACACCAAAATTAAAAGATGAAGGAATTCCCGTAACTTATACTTACAAAGATTTTATAGAAGAATGCAGAAAATCAATTGAAATAAAATCTAAAGCATATAATTTTGACTTAAAAGACAGACAATGGTCAAATATTACCAGGAAGTTTATGGAATTATTAAATAGTTTAGAATAA
- a CDS encoding GtrA family protein translates to MNIKNLIIRYKEILLYLISGFLTTLVNLVSYWCARFFMDVTPATAVAWILSVLFAYFTNKIFVFKSRNETVLALIKEFCLFIFARLASGVVDVLGMTLLISDSSAKVFELVVKICINIFVVVVNYILSKFLIFKKKKETAG, encoded by the coding sequence ATGAATATTAAAAATCTGATTATCCGCTACAAAGAAATTCTGCTTTATTTGATCTCTGGTTTTTTGACGACGCTTGTAAATCTTGTTTCTTACTGGTGTGCGCGCTTTTTTATGGACGTTACACCTGCCACTGCTGTTGCCTGGATTCTTTCTGTTTTGTTCGCTTATTTTACAAACAAGATTTTTGTCTTTAAGTCAAGGAATGAGACCGTACTTGCTTTGATAAAAGAATTCTGTCTTTTTATTTTTGCACGTCTTGCAAGCGGAGTCGTTGATGTTCTTGGAATGACGCTTTTGATAAGTGACTCTTCTGCAAAAGTATTTGAGCTTGTTGTAAAGATTTGCATTAATATTTTTGTCGTTGTCGTAAACTATATTCTTAGCAAATTTCTTATCTTTAAGAAAAAGAAAGAAACCGCAGGTTAA
- a CDS encoding glycosyltransferase family 2 protein, whose amino-acid sequence MNSCKLSVVVPCFNEQEAVPIFYNEVKKILVTLKAEYEIIFIDDGSSDKTLEEVKELSEKDKGVHYVSFSRNFGKEAAMYAGLKKAAGDYVVIMDVDLQDPPSLIPEMLSAVCSGEFDSAATRRTNRKGEPPVRSMFARLFYKLMRYFSDIDIVDGARDFRMMSRTMVDAVLSVSERGRFSKGIFAWVGFRTKYFEYKNVERSAGKTKWNFRKLFLYSLDGIVAFSTKPLVLASITGILFLFLSFLFIIFIIVRKVLFGDPTAGWPSLVCIILFVSGIQLFCTGILGQYLAKVYLETKQRPLYIAKDEK is encoded by the coding sequence ATGAACAGTTGCAAACTTTCGGTTGTTGTACCGTGTTTTAATGAACAGGAAGCAGTGCCTATTTTCTATAATGAAGTTAAAAAAATACTTGTAACATTGAAGGCTGAATACGAAATTATTTTTATTGATGACGGTTCTTCTGATAAAACTTTGGAAGAGGTTAAAGAACTTTCTGAAAAAGATAAAGGTGTTCATTATGTAAGTTTTTCGCGAAACTTTGGAAAAGAAGCTGCAATGTATGCCGGTCTTAAAAAAGCAGCCGGAGATTATGTAGTGATTATGGATGTGGATTTACAGGACCCTCCGTCGCTGATTCCCGAAATGCTGTCTGCTGTGTGTTCCGGTGAATTTGACAGTGCAGCAACAAGACGGACAAACCGTAAGGGTGAGCCTCCTGTAAGGTCAATGTTTGCACGTCTGTTTTACAAACTGATGAGATATTTTTCTGACATTGATATTGTTGACGGGGCACGTGATTTTAGAATGATGTCCAGAACAATGGTCGATGCTGTTTTGAGTGTTTCAGAAAGAGGAAGATTTTCTAAGGGAATTTTTGCCTGGGTTGGTTTTAGAACAAAGTATTTTGAATACAAAAATGTTGAACGGAGTGCAGGTAAAACAAAGTGGAATTTCAGAAAACTTTTTTTGTATTCGCTCGATGGAATTGTTGCATTTTCTACAAAGCCGCTTGTTCTTGCAAGTATAACCGGAATTTTATTTTTGTTCCTGTCATTTTTATTTATAATTTTTATAATTGTACGCAAAGTTTTGTTTGGAGATCCTACTGCAGGCTGGCCATCCCTTGTATGCATAATTCTTTTTGTTAGCGGTATTCAGCTATTTTGTACAGGAATTCTGGGACAATATCTTGCTAAAGTTTATCTTGAAACCAAGCAGAGACCTTTGTATATTGCAAAAGATGAAAAATGA
- a CDS encoding glucosyltransferase domain-containing protein: MKVKSLGFKIFLAAAMVLFGICSLPCFGNFAVSVAEKYLGRTLRDAPRWMEVVMHCSFIGIFAVLITAFLSFVSLGKKIAGYIKNEYGLFHKELKMSRAIFVSAVVFVFYLLCFSRIILADFFYHDDIWRAAEGSRSWIGLGRYVSEFLSILIHNNIEIQDIAPLPQIISVFIMSFTTVLLTYILNGKKIDFIPALALTPVFISPFFAQNFSYRYDCVYMVIAVLLPVIPFLFRDNIPAFVFSSIVFLILDCMSYQAGTSVYIILAIFFVASKILSDEVSEDLSATPKKKKKLAVFLAASVVSFASALVLYKILFVNSKSFDPNFYADAQISVTSIIPNVADYIELCAKDFGGFFTKFSFAVVSVLAIILCVKNSKCNKLFASVVAVAAYILGLVLSFGSYLVFKQPLYEPRAFMGFNCFVAVVCFVLVKQVLFFEKKSRLIKCIFVPVLLYGCMVFLFTLGNCMSVQKKYQSFRMSVLMSDLDDFIVSDKDFDLTFSGTIGMCNGNEIAVKNYPVIRKLVTVLPSANSIWNDDLMKFHNIEIEENSSAVKPEWPLLRSTVYHDIYAQGNHFHVVLKEEF, encoded by the coding sequence ATGAAAGTTAAGAGTTTGGGATTTAAGATTTTTCTTGCAGCGGCAATGGTTTTGTTTGGAATTTGTTCTCTGCCTTGTTTTGGAAATTTTGCAGTATCTGTTGCAGAAAAGTATTTGGGAAGAACACTGCGTGATGCTCCGCGCTGGATGGAAGTTGTTATGCATTGTTCATTTATTGGAATTTTTGCTGTGCTTATAACAGCTTTTCTTTCATTTGTTTCACTTGGAAAAAAAATAGCCGGATATATAAAAAACGAATACGGTCTGTTCCATAAAGAATTAAAAATGAGCAGGGCAATTTTTGTTTCTGCAGTTGTTTTTGTTTTTTACCTGCTGTGTTTTTCCCGTATAATTTTAGCAGACTTTTTTTACCATGACGATATCTGGAGAGCTGCTGAAGGAAGCCGTTCGTGGATTGGACTTGGAAGATATGTTTCTGAATTTCTTTCAATCCTTATTCACAACAATATTGAGATTCAGGATATAGCCCCGTTACCGCAAATTATTTCTGTTTTTATAATGTCATTCACCACTGTACTTCTGACATATATTCTTAACGGAAAAAAAATTGATTTTATTCCGGCTCTGGCTCTGACTCCGGTTTTTATTTCACCTTTCTTTGCGCAGAATTTTTCCTACAGATACGATTGTGTTTATATGGTAATTGCCGTTCTGCTTCCTGTTATTCCTTTTTTGTTCAGGGATAATATTCCGGCGTTTGTTTTTTCTTCAATTGTGTTTTTGATTCTTGACTGCATGTCGTACCAGGCAGGAACTTCTGTTTACATAATTCTGGCAATTTTCTTTGTTGCTTCAAAAATTCTTTCGGATGAAGTTTCTGAAGATTTATCAGCCACTCCCAAGAAAAAAAAGAAACTTGCGGTTTTTCTTGCTGCGAGCGTTGTTTCTTTTGCGTCAGCCCTTGTTTTGTATAAAATACTTTTTGTAAACAGCAAAAGTTTTGATCCGAACTTTTATGCCGACGCACAGATTTCTGTAACTTCCATTATTCCGAATGTGGCAGATTATATTGAATTATGTGCAAAAGATTTTGGCGGTTTTTTTACAAAATTTTCTTTTGCTGTAGTTTCGGTTCTGGCTATAATTCTTTGTGTTAAGAATTCAAAATGCAATAAATTATTTGCATCTGTTGTTGCAGTTGCTGCATATATTTTGGGACTGGTACTTTCTTTTGGTTCTTACCTGGTCTTTAAGCAGCCACTTTATGAACCAAGAGCTTTTATGGGATTCAACTGTTTTGTTGCAGTTGTGTGTTTTGTACTTGTAAAACAGGTTTTATTTTTTGAAAAAAAATCACGTCTTATCAAATGTATTTTTGTTCCTGTTTTGTTGTACGGATGCATGGTGTTTCTGTTTACATTGGGAAACTGTATGAGTGTTCAGAAAAAATACCAGTCATTCAGAATGTCGGTTTTAATGTCTGACCTTGATGATTTTATTGTTTCTGACAAAGATTTTGATTTGACTTTCTCTGGAACAATCGGAATGTGCAATGGAAATGAAATTGCTGTTAAAAATTATCCGGTTATCAGAAAACTTGTTACGGTTCTGCCCAGCGCAAATTCAATTTGGAATGATGACCTTATGAAGTTCCATAATATAGAAATAGAAGAAAATAGTTCTGCTGTAAAACCTGAATGGCCGCTTTTGCGTTCAACGGTGTATCATGATATTTACGCGCAGGGCAATCATTTTCATGTAGTGTTGAAAGAGGAATTTTAA
- a CDS encoding Txe/YoeB family addiction module toxin: protein MTKVWDDSAWDDYVYWQGQDRNTLKKINSLLKDIESNGPNKGIGKPEPLKHELSGYYSRRIDEENRLVYTVENDMLKIIQCRTHYEY, encoded by the coding sequence ATGACTAAAGTTTGGGATGATTCTGCCTGGGATGATTATGTTTACTGGCAGGGACAGGATAGAAACACACTTAAAAAAATAAATTCTCTTCTAAAAGATATAGAATCAAACGGTCCGAATAAAGGAATCGGCAAACCTGAACCATTGAAACATGAATTGTCTGGTTATTATTCGCGTAGAATTGATGAAGAAAACAGATTGGTTTACACTGTAGAAAATGATATGCTTAAAATAATTCAATGCAGAACTCATTATGAATATTAA
- a CDS encoding type II toxin-antitoxin system RelB/DinJ family antitoxin, with amino-acid sequence MAQTSVNIRMDTATKKSAEELFAQLGMNMTTAFNIFVRQSLRVGGIPFNITTKTGEGFYNPYNQRLLREAKERMDKGFGKVHEIIEDD; translated from the coding sequence ATGGCACAAACAAGTGTTAATATTCGTATGGATACCGCTACAAAGAAAAGCGCTGAAGAGTTGTTTGCCCAATTGGGAATGAATATGACAACAGCATTCAATATTTTTGTTCGCCAGTCATTGCGTGTTGGAGGAATTCCTTTTAATATAACAACCAAAACTGGTGAAGGATTTTACAATCCGTACAATCAGCGTCTTTTGCGGGAAGCGAAGGAAAGAATGGATAAAGGTTTTGGCAAAGTCCACGAAATAATTGAAGATGACTAA
- a CDS encoding sugar 3,4-ketoisomerase — protein MSQIITLPTVSDDRGSLTIIEKVLSFKVNRIYYIYNVNSNDIRGGHRHKTNIQALICVAGSCRINLNNGSVKSEVILDNPNKCLIVEPEDWHTMDNFSKDAVLLVLASEYYDASDYIDKPYSNQ, from the coding sequence ATGTCACAAATTATAACCTTACCGACAGTTTCAGATGATAGAGGAAGTCTTACAATTATTGAAAAAGTTCTGTCTTTTAAAGTAAACAGAATTTATTATATCTATAATGTAAATTCTAATGATATCAGAGGCGGTCACAGACATAAAACAAATATTCAGGCTCTTATATGTGTGGCTGGTTCATGTCGAATTAATTTAAACAACGGTTCTGTAAAATCAGAAGTTATTCTTGATAATCCAAATAAATGTCTTATTGTTGAACCTGAAGATTGGCACACAATGGATAATTTTTCTAAAGATGCAGTCTTGCTTGTTCTTGCTTCTGAATATTATGATGCATCTGATTACATAGATAAACCTTACAGCAATCAATAA
- a CDS encoding DegT/DnrJ/EryC1/StrS family aminotransferase — protein sequence MNRTVDYEKLSLVNKPFEDEFKKAFSRFLEKGWYVLGTEVSDFEKEFAKYLNREDGYCIGVASGLDALIISLECLNLPKGSDVLVPSNTYIASILAIIKAGLNPILVEPELSTYNISPSELKNKITPNTKAVLVVHLYGKACNMQEICTFCKENNLKLVEDCAQSHGAKFKGQTTGTFGDAGAFSFYPTKNLGALGDAGLIWTSNKEIADKARAIRNYGSHEKYHNKYLGMNSRLDELQASFLRIKLRHMEEITQKKRKLASLYLQGLDKTKFILPVVNPDYFDVYHLFTVRTKKRDELKKYLLDNGIKTDIHYPLAPNKQEAMKGILDIQNPTPIAEEIHNTILSLPCSFGSSEDDVKYIIEVMNRF from the coding sequence ATGAACAGAACTGTTGATTACGAAAAACTTTCACTTGTAAACAAACCTTTTGAAGATGAATTTAAAAAAGCCTTTTCACGATTTCTTGAAAAAGGCTGGTATGTTTTAGGAACAGAAGTTTCTGATTTTGAAAAGGAATTTGCAAAGTATCTAAACCGGGAAGATGGATATTGTATAGGTGTAGCTTCTGGTCTTGATGCTTTGATTATATCTTTGGAATGTCTTAATTTGCCTAAAGGAAGTGATGTACTTGTTCCGTCAAACACATATATAGCTTCTATTCTTGCAATTATCAAAGCAGGTCTTAATCCAATTTTAGTTGAACCAGAATTATCTACTTATAATATTTCCCCATCTGAACTAAAAAATAAAATTACTCCGAATACAAAAGCTGTGCTTGTTGTTCATCTTTATGGAAAAGCTTGCAATATGCAGGAAATTTGTACATTCTGCAAAGAAAATAATCTAAAACTAGTTGAAGACTGTGCACAAAGTCATGGAGCAAAATTCAAAGGACAGACAACAGGAACTTTTGGAGATGCTGGTGCATTCAGTTTTTATCCTACAAAAAACCTGGGCGCATTGGGGGATGCAGGACTTATCTGGACATCAAATAAAGAAATAGCAGATAAAGCTCGTGCCATCAGAAATTATGGTTCCCACGAAAAGTACCATAACAAATACCTTGGAATGAATTCACGTCTTGATGAACTGCAGGCATCTTTTTTAAGAATCAAGCTTCGCCATATGGAAGAAATCACTCAAAAAAAACGTAAACTCGCATCTTTGTATTTACAAGGACTGGATAAAACAAAATTTATTTTACCAGTGGTTAATCCTGATTATTTTGATGTCTATCATCTTTTTACAGTCCGGACAAAAAAGCGGGATGAACTAAAAAAATACCTTCTTGATAACGGAATTAAAACTGACATTCACTACCCTCTTGCCCCAAACAAACAGGAAGCCATGAAAGGTATTCTGGACATTCAGAATCCAACACCAATTGCAGAAGAAATTCACAACACAATTTTAAGTCTCCCATGTTCATTTGGAAGTTCAGAAGATGATGTCAAATATATTATAGAAGTAATGAACAGGTTTTAA
- a CDS encoding glycosyltransferase family 2 protein, with amino-acid sequence MKLSICIPVYNGADTVGTLVEEIIKDYKNHDIEIVLVNDCSPKDNSAQVCIELAKKYNFVKFIDLRKNSGEHNAVMCALNYCTGDYAAIIDDDLQNPPLEILKLVDEAQKGYDVVFAKYHKKKHNIFRNFGSKINDIFATWLLEKPKNLYLCSFKLISRPVINEIIKYKGPFPYIDGLILRVTRNFSSVFVEHKSRENGKSNYTLGRLVHLWLSMFVNFSIKPMRLIMGLGFFTMIASLILGIYFVIDKILNPQISVGWTSLATLILFFGGLQSLILGFIGEYIGKNYLDQNGTPQYTVKNEYNTDIKQ; translated from the coding sequence ATGAAGCTTTCAATTTGTATTCCGGTTTATAACGGAGCAGACACAGTAGGAACATTAGTCGAAGAAATTATCAAGGACTATAAAAATCATGACATAGAAATTGTTCTTGTTAATGACTGTAGTCCAAAAGATAACAGTGCACAGGTCTGTATTGAACTTGCAAAAAAATATAATTTTGTAAAGTTTATTGACTTAAGAAAAAATTCAGGCGAACACAATGCTGTTATGTGCGCTTTAAATTATTGTACAGGTGATTATGCCGCAATAATTGATGACGATCTACAAAATCCACCGCTGGAGATTTTAAAACTCGTTGATGAAGCACAAAAAGGTTATGATGTTGTTTTTGCAAAATACCACAAAAAAAAGCACAATATATTCCGAAATTTTGGAAGCAAGATAAACGATATTTTTGCAACTTGGCTTTTGGAAAAACCCAAAAATTTGTATTTGTGCAGTTTTAAACTTATCTCCCGCCCTGTTATAAACGAAATCATAAAGTATAAAGGTCCGTTCCCCTATATAGACGGTCTTATTCTTCGAGTAACAAGAAATTTTAGTTCAGTATTCGTTGAACATAAATCGCGTGAAAACGGGAAGTCAAATTATACTCTGGGAAGGCTTGTTCACCTTTGGCTAAGCATGTTCGTCAATTTTTCAATAAAACCTATGCGCCTTATTATGGGACTTGGCTTTTTTACAATGATAGCATCACTGATACTTGGAATCTATTTTGTAATAGACAAAATTCTTAATCCCCAGATTTCAGTTGGATGGACTTCTTTAGCAACGCTTATTTTATTCTTCGGAGGTCTACAAAGTCTTATATTGGGTTTCATTGGCGAATACATAGGAAAAAATTACCTTGACCAAAATGGAACACCCCAATATACAGTAAAAAATGAATACAATACAGATATAAAACAATAA